TACGACGATTTCCCGTGCTGGTGTCTCTATTATCCTTATTACGCAGTCTTCGTCAGAATACAGCTTAAGCTTTTGTATTTATTCAAATGATACGCAAAAAGCCATTGATACGTTAAATGAAGAGTTCAAATTAGAGTTCGAAAATAACTTATTAGAAGAGATTGATGTCATCGATAAACAGGCGATTATTTCACTGGTTGGCGATGGCATGAAAAAAGAAAAAGGGGTTGCAGCGCGTTTCTTAATGGCATTAACAGATGCGTCTATCAATGTGACAGCGATTGCACAAGGCTCTTCTGAACGCTCTATCTCTGCGGTTGTGTCTGAGAAAAAAGCCAATGAAGCCGTGACTGCTTGTCACCATAGCTTCTTTAGTAAAGCACAATTTATCGACTTATTTGTGATTGGTTGTGGTGGTGTTGGTGGTGCTTTAGTTGACCAAATTCACCGTCAACAAAGCTATTTAGCTGAACGTAATATTGCTATCCGTGTTTGTGGTGTAGCCAATAGCCGAGCAATGATCTTAGATGTGGAAGGTGTTGATTTAAATAATTGGCGCGACCTATTAAAAGATGCAACGGATGAATTGTCATTAGTATCAATGAAAGCACTAGTCGACGGTTCTCACATTATTAACCCTGTGATTGTTGACTGTACGAGTAACGATGGGATTGCAGCGCGCTATGTCGATTTCTTAGGTGCTGGTTTCCATGTGGTTACTGCGAATAAGAAAGCCAACACAAGTAGTATGGATTACTACCATCAGTTACGTTTAACAGCATTAATGAAGCGTCGTAAATTTTTATATGATACTAACGTAGGTGCTGGTTTACCGGTTATTGAAAACATGCAAAATCTGTTTAATGCAGGTGACCGTTTAGTTAAGTTTAATGGTATTTTATCGGGTTCATTATCATTTATTTTTGGTAAGTTAGATGAAGGTAAATCATTTTCTGATGTGACAATTGAAGCACGCAATATCGGTTTTACTGAACCGGATCCACGTGATGATTTAAGTGGTACTGACGTCGCGCGAAAATTACTGATTTTAGCACGTGAAGCCGGTATGGAGTTAAACTTAGACGATGTAGAAATTGAACAAGCATTGCCACCTGGTTTTGATGATACAGGTACAACAGATGAGTTTATGGCACGTTTACCCGAAGCCGATGCTTACTTCAAAGCGTTACAAGATAAAGCTAATGAAGAAGGCAAAGTTTTACGTTACATTGGTAGTATTGAAGACGGTAAATGTAAATGTAGTATTATGGCGGTTGATGAAAATGATCCGTTAAATA
Above is a genomic segment from Psychromonas sp. L1A2 containing:
- the thrA gene encoding bifunctional aspartate kinase/homoserine dehydrogenase I; protein product: MRVLKFGGTSLANAQRFNQVADIVINNHQQSQIALVLSAPSGVTNNLVAVVEKTSQGLSADEHLIAIQKIFSELIQGLKETYVELADELLRNTFENEIAELTQLLEGVRLLGQCPPSIEARILSKGEVLSVACMKQLLIAKGQDVEMIIPQQKLISFKGGYLEAQIDIKASRELFAKEAIVSNAIYLMPGFTAGNEEGETLVLGRNGSDYSAAVLAACLKAECCEIWTDVDGVYSCDPRLVKDAKLLTSLSYAEAMELSYFGAKVLHPKTIAPIAQHHIPCLIKNTHNPQAEGTLISAQKSDQKLRVKGISDLKGLSMLSISGPGMKGIVGMAGRIFTTISRAGVSIILITQSSSEYSLSFCIYSNDTQKAIDTLNEEFKLEFENNLLEEIDVIDKQAIISLVGDGMKKEKGVAARFLMALTDASINVTAIAQGSSERSISAVVSEKKANEAVTACHHSFFSKAQFIDLFVIGCGGVGGALVDQIHRQQSYLAERNIAIRVCGVANSRAMILDVEGVDLNNWRDLLKDATDELSLVSMKALVDGSHIINPVIVDCTSNDGIAARYVDFLGAGFHVVTANKKANTSSMDYYHQLRLTALMKRRKFLYDTNVGAGLPVIENMQNLFNAGDRLVKFNGILSGSLSFIFGKLDEGKSFSDVTIEARNIGFTEPDPRDDLSGTDVARKLLILAREAGMELNLDDVEIEQALPPGFDDTGTTDEFMARLPEADAYFKALQDKANEEGKVLRYIGSIEDGKCKCSIMAVDENDPLNKVKDGENALAFYSQYYQPIPLVLRGYGAGTEVTAAGVFADVLRTLNWKQEF